Proteins from one Rosa chinensis cultivar Old Blush chromosome 7, RchiOBHm-V2, whole genome shotgun sequence genomic window:
- the LOC112176116 gene encoding monooxygenase 2 isoform X1, whose product MGVVSFSLVLHSSLVSPYHSQTRNPLGQSNWFRAPTTTRTKPTSLSIIRAQSGARKEEIVIVGAGIAGLATALSLHRLGIGSVVLEQAESLRTSGTSLTLFKNGWRVLDAIGVGDDLRTQFLEIQGMVVTTAKGNELRSFKFKEEDESQEVRAVERRILLETLANQLPQGAVRFSSKLAKIEKSEDGDTSLQLVDDTQLSAKIVIGCDGIRSPIAKWMGFPEPKYAGHCGLRGLAFFPGGHKFEPKLNQIYGRGQRAGIVPISPTKVYWFVCFNRPSPGPKINDPAVLKKLARELVTNWPSDLLDIIDHTPDDTISRTPLVDRWLWPSISPPASAGRVVLVGDAWHPMTPNLGQGACCALEDSVILARKLAAAIDSGPAAIEDALSSYGNERWPRIFPLTIRANLIGSLLQWENPVVCSVRNNVIIPKLVKLGPMLEHTNFDCQPLQNQVV is encoded by the exons ATGGGTGTAGTCTCTTTTTCCCTAGTGCTTCACAGCTCACTGGTGTCACCATACCATTCTCAAACTAGAAATCCTCTTGGCCAATCCAATTGGTTTCGAGCTCCAACCACAACCAGAACAAAACCCACTTCTTTATCAATCATAAGAGCTCAATCTGGTGCCCGTAAGGAAGAGATTGTCATAGTTGGCGCCGGAATCGCCGGCCTTGCCACTGCTCTGTCTCTTCACAG GCTTGGAATTGGATCAGTGGTGCTAGAGCAAGCAGAGTCGCTTCGAACCAGTGGAACTTCACTCACCCTCTTCAAAAATGGCTGGAGGGTTTTGGATGCAATTGGAGTTGGAGATGATCTCAGAACCCAGTTTCTTGAAATTCAAGG GATGGTAGTAACAACAGCCAAGGGAAATGAGCTACGCTCCTTCAAGTTCAAAGAGGAAGATGAAAG CCAAGAGGTGCGTGCCGTGGAAAGGAGAATACTACTGGAGACTCTTGCCAATCAACTACCCCAAGGGGCGGTTCGTTTCTCTTCAAAGCTTGCAAAGATTGAGAAGAGTGAAGATGGAGACACTTCGCTGCAACTTGTGGATGATACTCAGCTATCTGCTAAG ATTGTAATTGGCTGTGATGGAATTCGGTCTCCTATAGCTAAGTGGATGGGGTTCCCTGAGCCTAAGTATGCAGGGCATTGTGGTCTTCGAGGCCTTGCATTCTTTCCCGGTGGCCATAAATTTGAACCAAAACTGAATCAAATCTATGGAAGAGGGCAGCGTGCTGGAATTGTTCCTATTTCTCCTACAAAAGTCTACTGGTTTGTCTGCTTCAACAGGCCATCTCCAG GTCCAAAAATAAATGACCCAGCTGTGCTAAAGAAGCTAGCTAGAGAACTGGTAACAAACTGGCCTTCAGACCTGTTGGACATTATAGACCATACCCCGGATGACACAATTAGTCGAACACCACTAGTAGACCGGTGGCTGTGGCCATCCATCAGCCCTCCGGCTTCAGCAGGAAGAGTTGTGCTGGTTGGAGATGCTTGGCATCCAATGACTCCCAATCTTGGACAAGGCGCTTGTTGTGCTTTGGAAGATTCAGTAATTTTGGCACGAAAGCTTGCAGCAGCGATTGACTCAGGACCAGCAGCCATTGAAGATGCTCTCAGCTCATATGGAAATGAAAGATGGCCTCGAATTTTTCCGCTAACCATACGTGCAAATCTCATAGGGTCACTACTGCAGTGGGAGAATCCTGTTGTGTGTTCTGTCCGGAACAATGTCATTATCCCAAAGCTTGTTAAGCTAGGACCAATGCTGGAACACACAAATTTTGACTGCCAACCTCTCCAGAATCAAGTTGTGTAA
- the LOC112176116 gene encoding monooxygenase 2 isoform X2 yields MVVTTAKGNELRSFKFKEEDESQEVRAVERRILLETLANQLPQGAVRFSSKLAKIEKSEDGDTSLQLVDDTQLSAKIVIGCDGIRSPIAKWMGFPEPKYAGHCGLRGLAFFPGGHKFEPKLNQIYGRGQRAGIVPISPTKVYWFVCFNRPSPGPKINDPAVLKKLARELVTNWPSDLLDIIDHTPDDTISRTPLVDRWLWPSISPPASAGRVVLVGDAWHPMTPNLGQGACCALEDSVILARKLAAAIDSGPAAIEDALSSYGNERWPRIFPLTIRANLIGSLLQWENPVVCSVRNNVIIPKLVKLGPMLEHTNFDCQPLQNQVV; encoded by the exons ATGGTAGTAACAACAGCCAAGGGAAATGAGCTACGCTCCTTCAAGTTCAAAGAGGAAGATGAAAG CCAAGAGGTGCGTGCCGTGGAAAGGAGAATACTACTGGAGACTCTTGCCAATCAACTACCCCAAGGGGCGGTTCGTTTCTCTTCAAAGCTTGCAAAGATTGAGAAGAGTGAAGATGGAGACACTTCGCTGCAACTTGTGGATGATACTCAGCTATCTGCTAAG ATTGTAATTGGCTGTGATGGAATTCGGTCTCCTATAGCTAAGTGGATGGGGTTCCCTGAGCCTAAGTATGCAGGGCATTGTGGTCTTCGAGGCCTTGCATTCTTTCCCGGTGGCCATAAATTTGAACCAAAACTGAATCAAATCTATGGAAGAGGGCAGCGTGCTGGAATTGTTCCTATTTCTCCTACAAAAGTCTACTGGTTTGTCTGCTTCAACAGGCCATCTCCAG GTCCAAAAATAAATGACCCAGCTGTGCTAAAGAAGCTAGCTAGAGAACTGGTAACAAACTGGCCTTCAGACCTGTTGGACATTATAGACCATACCCCGGATGACACAATTAGTCGAACACCACTAGTAGACCGGTGGCTGTGGCCATCCATCAGCCCTCCGGCTTCAGCAGGAAGAGTTGTGCTGGTTGGAGATGCTTGGCATCCAATGACTCCCAATCTTGGACAAGGCGCTTGTTGTGCTTTGGAAGATTCAGTAATTTTGGCACGAAAGCTTGCAGCAGCGATTGACTCAGGACCAGCAGCCATTGAAGATGCTCTCAGCTCATATGGAAATGAAAGATGGCCTCGAATTTTTCCGCTAACCATACGTGCAAATCTCATAGGGTCACTACTGCAGTGGGAGAATCCTGTTGTGTGTTCTGTCCGGAACAATGTCATTATCCCAAAGCTTGTTAAGCTAGGACCAATGCTGGAACACACAAATTTTGACTGCCAACCTCTCCAGAATCAAGTTGTGTAA